From Pseudomonas sp. G2-4:
TATACCAGCACTTCCGCAAACCCTTAGCCTCTCGGGGCATCGGCGGCGTTCACGTTTACGGAAGAAGAATCAGGCCTTGCTCAGAAACGCTTCAATGTTCGCCATTTGCTCGTCCCAGCCACGGCTGTCCATGCGAAAGGCCTTGAGTCGGCGCGCTTCAGGGATATTGTTGAACCCCGACTCCACCACTTTCAGCAAGGTGCCACCATCCATGTCTTCGAGTTCGAATTGCACCCGGGTTTCGGCCTCTTGAGAGTAATCGACCTCCGGCTCGATGGCGTAAGGATGCCAGCGAAACGAGAACACCCGCTCGGGCTCGACCCGCTCCACCGCCACGTCCCAAATAAGGTGTTCGTAACCTGGATAAGTGATCTGTCCCTGCGTACGCTCGCCCGCCACAAATCGCTTGCCCTCTAGGGCGACGCCAAACCATTGACCAAAGGCTTCGGCATTGGCCAGGGCACGCCAGACTTGAGAGCGCGGCGCCTTGAGTAGGATCTTTCTTTCGATACGGTCGGATGAATGCATGGGTCACCTCCTGTGTTCAACAGTAGGCTTGTAAGACCACGAGGCCAACCGGAAAGTTGTATCAGTCCATTGTTTGGGTACACTCCTCCGGCCTTTGTAACCTCCTCAAGGAGAGATCAACCATGCCATCACGCTTGCTTCTGGCCCTCACACCGTTGTTTTTTATCACCGCTGCCCAAGCCGACGACTGCGCCAATGCCATTACTCAGGGTGAGATGAACGAGTGCGCGGCCAAAGAAAACAAGGCCGCCGACAACGAGCTGAACAGCCTGTATAAGCAGATCACAGCACGCCTGAAGGACAACCCCGAGGCCAAGCAAATGCTGATCAAGGCACAACGGGCCTGGATCGGCTTCCGTGACGCCGAATGCAATTTTTCTGCGTCCCGTGTTGAGGGTGGTAGCGTCTATCCGCTGATCTACAGCAACTGCATCACAGCCCAGACCAAGGCCCGAGTCGAGGCGTTCAAGACCTACCTCAAGTGCAAGGAGGGCGATTTGAGCTGCCCTGTGCCTGAGGCCTAACAGTCCAGATAAAAAAAAAGATGACCACTAAAGGTCATCTTTTTTTCGGCACAAGCTTTTTTCCAGCGCAAAAACAAAACCCCTACCTGCATCAGCAGATAGGGGTTTCGGAATTTAATCTTGACGATGACCTACTCTCACATGGGGAAACCCCACACTACCATCGGCGATGCATCGTTTCACTGCTGAGTTCGGGATGGGATCAGGTGGTTCCAATGCTCTATGGTCGTCAAGAAATTCGGTAGCCGGCGCGTGCCTTGCGGTCACGTTCCAGCAAATGGGTATGCGATAGTTTGTGTGTTGCTTTGTGAGCAGCTTCGAACTTTCGGTTCGTGTCGTCTTCACACACCGCAATCTGGCCTCTTTCGAGTTCACAAATTGCTTGGGTGTTATATGGTCAAGCCTCACGGGCAATTAGTACAGGTTAGCTCAACGCCTCACAGCGCTTACACACCCTGCCTATCAACGTCGTAGTCTTCGACGGCCCTTCAGGGGACTCAAGGTCCCAGTGAGATCTCATCTTGAGGCAAGTTTCCCGCTTAGATGCTTTCAGCGGTTATCTTTCCCGAACATAGCTACCCGGCAATGCCACTGGCGTGACAACCGGAACACCAGAGGTTCGTCCACTCCGGTCCTCTCGTACTAGGAGCAGCCCCTCTCAAATCTCAAACGTCCACGGCAGATAGGGACCGAACTGTCTCACGACGTTCTAAACCCAGCTCGCGTACCACTTTAAATGGCGAACAGCCATACCCTTGGGACCGGCTTCAGCCCCAGGATGTGATGAGCCGACATCGAGGTGCCAAACACCGCCGTCGATATGAACTCTTGGGCGGTATCAGCCTGTTATCCCCGGAGTACCTTTTATCCGTTGAGCGATGGCCCTTCCATACAGAACCACCGGATCACTAAGACCTACTTTCGTACCTGCTCGACGTGTCTGTCTCGCAGTCAAGCGCGCTTTTGCCTTTATACTCTACGACCGATTTCCGACCGGTCTGAGCGCACCTTCGTACTCCTCCGTTACTCTTTAGGAGGAGACCGCCCCAGTCAAACTACCCACCATACACTGTCCTCGATCCGGATAACGGACCTGAGTTAGAACCTCAAAGTTGCCAGGGTGGTATTTCAAGGTTGGCTCCACGCGAACTGGCGTCCACGCTTCAAAGCCTCCCACCTATCCTACACAAGCAAATTCAAAGTCCAGTGCAAAGCTATAGTAAAGGTTCACGGGGTCTTTCCGTCTAGCCGCGGATACACTGCATCTTCACAGCGATTTCAATTTCACTGAGTCTCGGGTGGAGACAGCGCCGCCATCGTTACGCCATTCGTGCAGGTCGGAACTTACCCGACAAGGAATTTCGCTACCTTAGGACCGTTATAGTTACGGCCGCCGTTTACCGGGGCTTCGATCAAGAGCTTCGCGTTAGCTAACCCCATCAATTAACCTTCCGGCACCGGGCAGGCGTCACACCCTATACGTCCACTTTCGTGTTTGCAGAGTGCTGTGTTTTTAATAAACAGTCGCAGCGGCCTGGTATCTTCGACCGGCATGAGCTTACGGAGCAAGTCCTTCACCCTCACCGGCGCACCTTCTCCCGAAGTTACGGTGCCATTTTGCCTAGTTCCTTCACCCGAGTTCTCTCAAGCGCCTTGGTATTCTCTACCCAACCACCTGTGTCGGTTTGGGGTACGGTTCCTGGTTACCTGAAGCTTAGAAGCTTTTCTTGGAAGCATGGCATCAACCACTTCGTCACCCAAAGGGTAACTCGTCATCAGCTCTCGGCCTTGAAACCCCGGATTTACCTAAGATTTCAGCCTACCACCTTAAACTTGGACAACCAACGCCAAGCTGGCCTAGCCTTCTCCGTCCCTCCATCGCAATAACCAGAAGTACAGGAATATTAACCTGTTTTCCATCGACTACGCTTTTCAGCCTCGCCTTAGGGACCGACTAACCCTGCGTCGATTAACGTTGCGCAGGAAACCTTGGTCTTTCGGCGTGGGTGTTTTTCACACCCATTGTCGTTACTCATGTCAGCATTCGCACTTCTGATACCTCCAGCAAGCTTCTCAACTCACCTTCACAGGCTTACAGAACGCTCCTCTACCGCATCACCTAAGTGATACCCGTAGCTTCGGTGTATGGTTTGAGCCCCGTTACATCTTCCGCGCAGGCCGACTCGACTAGTGAGCTATTACGCTTTCTTTAAAGGGTGGCTGCTTCTAAGCCAACCTCCTAGCTGTCTAAGCCTTCCCACATCGTTTCCCACTTAACCATAACTTTGGGACCTTAGCTGACGGTCTGGGTTGTTTCCCTTTTCACGACGGACGTTAGCACCCGCCGTGTGTCTCCCATGCTCGGCACTTGTAGGTATTCGGAGTTTGCATCGGTTTGGTAAGTCGGGATGACCCCCTAGCCGAAACAGTGCTCTACCCCCTACAGTGATACATGAGGCGCTACCTAAATAGCTTTCGAGGAGAACCAGCTATCTCCGAGCTTGATTAGCCTTTCACTCCGATCCACAGGTCATCCGCTAACTTTTCAACGGTAGTCGGTTCGGTCCTCCAGTTAGTGTTACCCAACCTTCAACCTGCCCATGGATAGATCGCCCGGTTTCGGGTCTATTCCCAGCGACTAGACGCCCTATTAAGACTCGCTTTCGCTACGCCTCCCCTATTCGGTTAAGCTCGCCACTGAAAATAAGTCGCTGACCCATTATACAAAAGGTACGCAGTCACCCAACAAAGTGGGCTCCCACTGCTTGTACGCATACGGTTTCAGGATCTATTTCACTCCCCTCTCCGGGGTTCTTTTCGCCTTTCCCTCACGGTACTAGTTCACTATCGGTCAGTCAGTAGTATTTAGCCTTGGAGGATGGTCCCCCCATATTCAGACAAAGTTTCTCGTGCTCCGTCCTACTCGATTTCACTTCTAAGATCCTTTCGCGTACAGGGCTATCACCCACTATGGCCGCACTTTCCAGAGCGTTCCGCTAAAATCAAAGAAGCTTAAGGGCTAGTCCCCGTTCGCTCGCCACTACTAAGGGAATCTCGGTTGATTTCTTTTCCTCAGGGTACTTAGATGTTTCAGTTCCCCTGGTTCGCCTCTTGCACCTATGTATTCAGTACAAGATAACCATCTTATGATGGCTGGGTTCCCCCATTCAGACATCTCCGGATCAAAGTCTGTTTGCCGACTCCCCGAAGCTTTTCGCAGGCTACCACGTCTTTCATCGCCTCTGACTGCCAAGGCATCCACCGTATGCGCTTCTTCACTTGACCATATAACCCCAAGCAATCTGGTTATACTGTGAAGACGACATTCGCCGAAAATTCGTACGCTTGCTCACTTAAGAGCAACTCACAAATTTTACCTTAGCCTGATCCGTTACCAGTGAAAGTAACGTTCAGTCTATCTTTCTATCACATACCCAAATTTTTAAAGAACGAACTAGTCAAAGACTAGAAATCAACATTCACCATCGAACCGATGGAATGCTCATTTCTAAGCTTTATACAATCGAAGCAGTAGTGGTGGAGCCAAGCGGGATCGAACCGCTGACCTCCTGCGTGCAAGGCAGGCGCTCTCCCAGCTGAGCTATGGCCCCGTATTTCTACAGGCGTTTCCCACACAAAATTGGTGGGTCTGGGCAGATTCGAACTGCCGACCTCACCCTTATCAGGGGTGCGCTCTAACCAACTGAGCTACAGACCCAATTTCGGGCTGCTTCTTTCGTCTTCTTCAATGAATCAAGCAATTCGTGTGGGAGCTCATGGAGCAGCTGCGGTCGTCGATTAAGGAGGTGATCCAGCCGCAGGTTCCCCTACGGCTACCTTGTTACGACTTCACCCCAGTCATGAATCACACCGTGGTAACCGTCCTCCCGAAGGTTAGACTAGCTACTTCTGGTGCAACCCACTCCCATGGTGTGACGGGCGGTGTGTACAAGGCCCGGGAACGTATTCACCGCGACATTCTGATTCGCGATTACTAGCGATTCCGACTTCACGCAGTCGAGTTGCAGACTGCGATCCGGACTACGATCGGTTTTGTGGGATTAGCTCCACCTCGCGGCTTGGCAACCCTCTGTACCGACCATTGTAGCACGTGTGTAGCCCAGGCCGTAAGGGCCATGATGACTTGACGTCATCCCCACCTTCCTCCGGTTTGTCACCGGCAGTCTCCTTAGAGTGCCCACCATAACGTGCTGGTAACTAAGGACAAGGGTTGCGCTCGTTACGGGACTTAACCCAACATCTCACGACACGAGCTGACGACAGCCATGCAGCACCTGTCTCAATGTTCCCGAAGGCACCAATCCATCTCTGGAAAGTTCATTGGATGTCAAGGCCTGGTAAGGTTCTTCGCGTTGCTTCGAATTAAACCACATGCTCCACCGCTTGTGCGGGCCCCCGTCAATTCATTTGAGTTTTAACCTTGCGGCCGTACTCCCCAGGCGGTCAACTTAATGCGTTAGCTGCGCCACTAAGAGCTCAAGGCTCCCAACGGCTAGTTGACATCGTTTACGGCGTGGACTACCAGGGTATCTAATCCTGTTTGCTCCCCACGCTTTCGCACCTCAGTGTCAGTATCAGTCCAGGTGGTCGCCTTCGCCACTGGTGTTCCTTCCTATATCTACGCATTTCACCGCTACACAGGAAATTCCACCACCCTCTACCATACTCTAGCTTGTCAGTTTTGAATGCAGTTCCCAGGTTGAGCCCGGGGATTTCACATCCAACTTAACAAACCACCTACGCGCGCTTTACGCCCAGTAATTCCGATTAACGCTTGCACCCTCTGTATTACCGCGGCTGCTGGCACAGAGTTAGCCGGTGCTTATTCTGTCGGTAACGTCAAGACAATCACGTATTAAGTAACTGCCCTTCCTCCCAACTTAAAGTGCTTTACAATCCGAAGACCTTCTTCACACACGCGGCATGGCTGGATCAGGCTTTCGCCCATTGTCCAATATTCCCCACTGCTGCCTCCCGTAGGAGTCTGGACCGTGTCTCAGTTCCAGTGTGACTGATCATCCTCTCAGACCAGTTACGGATCGTCGCCTTGGTGAGCCATTACCCCACCAACTAGCTAATCCGACCTAGGCTCATCTGATAGCGCAAGGCCCGAAGGTCCCCTGCTTTCTCCCGTAGGACGTATGCGGTATTAGCGTCCGTTTCCGAGCGTTATCCCCCACTACCAGGCAGATTCCTAGGCATTACTCACCCGTCCGCCGCTCTCAAGAGAAGCAAGCTTCTCTCTACCGCTCGACTTGCATGTGTTAGGCCTGCCGCCAGCGTTCAATCTGAGCCATGATCAAACTCTTCAGTTCAAACATCTTTGGGTTTTGAGAAAACCCTAAACTTGGCTCAGCAATCGTTGGTTACATCTTTGATTTCTCGCGGAGTAACTTGTGATGCTGATAATCTGTTGACTAGCAGTCTGACTCCACAAGCACCCACACGAATTGCTTGATTCAGTTGTTAAAGAGCGGTGGGTTGAGCCTTTCGTCTCAACCGAGGCGCGCATTCTACAGCGCCTTGTGTATCTGTCAAGCGGTTATTTTCAGAAGCTTTCAAAGTTTCGCTTGGGAAACATCAACAACTTCAACCACTTGCGCTTCCGATCTCTCGTTAGCGGGAGGCGAATTCTACAGCGTTACTCGCTGCTGTCAACACCTCTTTTTCTCCGCTTTCGACCGAGAAGATCGAATCGTCAATAAGGCCAAACAAACCACCTTACCAACTACTTCCCAGGCTTCGACAAGCTGAAGCCCGGCACTTTCAAAACAAGGATAACTCATTGAAACTCAAGGAGTTTTCCGTTTCGACTGCGCCGGAAGTGGGGCGAATTATAGACGTCCAGAATTTGTCGTCAACCCTTAATTTGATTTTTCTATCCGTTCTCGGGGCAGCCCACTTAAATCTGCCTTATATATAGACGGAATCGTTTCGAATGCGCAGTATATTGCTCAAAATCAGATCCCATCGCCTTTACTCTGGACGACACTCCGTAATGACTCCCCCACATCGCAGCCTGGCATCCACCTTGTACCCGGTTGCCCTGCTATTAATAGCCATGGCATCTATCCAGTCTGGCGCATCCTTGGCCAAAAGCATGTTCCCGGTAGTGGGCGCCCAAGGCACCACGACCCTGCGGCTCATTTTTGCCAGCATCATCATGGTTATATTGCTTCGCCCTTGGCGCGCCAAGCTTACGGCTCAATCCTTACGCACCGTGATTGTCTACGGGATGGCCCTGGGCGGCATGAACTTCCTCTTCTATATGTCACTGCGCACCGTTCCACTGGGAATCGCCGTGGCACTGGAGTTCACTGGTCCTCTGGCGGTGGCCATTTACGCTTCGCGCAGGGCAATCGACTTTCTCTGGATAGCCCTGGCATTGATTGGCCTGCTTCTGTTGATACCCACTGGAGCCGCCAGTGCCGGGATTGACTTGGTAGGAGCCGGCTACGCATTGGGGGCCGGGCTCTGCTGGGCGCTGTACATTCTATTTGGGCAGAAAGCCGGGGCGGACAATGGCGTGCAAACCGCCGCCCTGGGGGTGATGATCGCCGCCCTGTTCGTCGCCCCTATCGGCATCGTGCACGCCGGCGCCGCACTGCTGACACCGAGCCTGATTCCAATCGCCATTGGAGTCGCCATCTTGTCTACCGCCCTACCCTACACCTTAGAGATGATCTCACTGACCCGGATACCGGCCCGTACCTTCGGTACCCTGATGAGTATCGAACCGGCATTCGGCGCCTTGTCGGGGCTCGTGTTCCTCCAGGAGTATTTATCATTGGCCCAATGGACAGCCATTACCTGCATCATTCTTGCGTCGGTCGGCGCTACGTTGACCATGGGCAACACAGCGAAGCCCGCCATCGCGGCAGATTGAAGCAGGATTTAACGAAGGACTGGTATTTACCCCGCATTTAGGCCATGTTTAGCTCCGTAACCCAATGCCAGACATGGATTTTTTTCATACAGGACGTCATGAACGCTTCAAGCGAAAGCGAACGCCACCGTATGTGGGCATAAGATCCACGACGGTATAAGGACGGGAATGAAACGAATTTTGATATTGATCGCCGTACTTGCAGTTGCGGGCTGCGCGGCGACATCGAAAACTGAAGTCAAGCGCGGTAAAAAGGGTCTGCACATCAACTGCTCTGGTCTTTCCTCATCCTGGGACCAGTGCGCCGCCAGCGCCGCCAATTCATGCGCCCCAAAAGGCTACAAGGTCATCGCCAAATCGGGTGATGCCGTCGAGGAGCCGGGGGATTATCCCTTCGGACTCAACCCCGCCGGTTATACCAGCCGCAGTATGATCGTCATCTGTAAGTAAATAGGCGGTGTCAGTCGAGCCGTTGTTCGACTATTCGACGATTGATCTCTTCATAGCTGGACTTGAGGACATCACGCTGGACCTCCGGAGCGACCAGCATCCGCGCCACAACCAGCGCACCTACACATTGCGACAGGATGGCCCAAGCCAGGCTGTCGCTTTCCAATATCCGCGTCCAGCTTTCATGCAACCGGCAGATCCATGTTTGCGCCGCTTCCCTCACCCCCACATCCGATCGCGCGATCTCGGCGCCCAGAACCGGCAATGCGCAACCGGCCTCCGGTTGCTCAACGTGGCTCATGCTCAGGTACTGCTTGAGACAGCGCTGCAGTTTCGTTGTGCCCATGGCCCCGTCACCGCTCAAACGATCAAGGCTTTGGGCCAACTCCCGCTCAACAATAGCCTTGAACAGCTCATCCTTGGATGAGAAGTGGCTGTAGAACGCCCCGCCGCTCAACCCAATCGCTTTCATCAGGCCATCGACACCGACCGTGGAGAAACCCGATGTCTTGGCGGATACGGCACTGCTGGCGAGCAGTTTCTCCCGGGTTTCCATTTTGTGATTGGCTGAATAACGCATCGTCCTGCCTCTGATTACTCATCTTGACGCTCGCCGGATCTTAGCATAACGTCCGTTTAGTTAACGATCGTTTACCAATGAGGCTACTCATGAACAACAAGAAGGTCGTACTGGTTGTTGGCGCGGGTGATGCCACTGGTGGAGCAATTGCCAAGCGTTTCGCACAGGAGGGGTTTGTCGCCTGTGTCACCCGCCGCAACGCCGACAAACTCGAGTCATTGGTTGACGGGATCCGTGCCCAAGGTGGGGAAGCTCACGGTTTTGCCTGTGACGCCCGTAAAGAGGACGACGTGATTGCGTTGGTCGAACAAATCGAGAACCAAATCGGCCCGATTGAAGCCTTTGTGTTTAACATCGGCGCCAATGTGCCCTGCAGCATCCTCGAAGAAACCGCGCGCAAATATTTCAAGATTTGGGAGATGGCCTGCTTCTCGGGCTTCCTCAACGCACGGGAAGTAGCCAAGCGGATGGTCAAACGCCAGCGAGGGACCATTCTGTTTACCGGAGCAACGGCGGGATTGCGCGGAGCCTCAGGGTTTGCCGCGTTCGCTGGCGCCAAGCATGGCATCCGGGCATTGGCCCAGAGCATGGCGCGTGAACTGGGCCCGATGAACATTCACGTGGCTCATGTGGTGGTGGACGGCGCTATCGACACCGATTTCATCCGCGATAATTTTCCAGAAAAATATGCCACCAAGGATGAGGACGGCATCCTGAATCCCGAGCACATTGCCGACAATTATTGGTATCTGCACAGCCAACCCCGTGATGCCTGGACCTTTGAGCTGGACCTGCGCCCCTGGAATGAACGCTGGTAAACCCTCCCCCCACAAAAAATAAGAGAGCAGATACCATGAGCAAATCGGTGGAGTTTTATTTCGATCTCGGCAGCCCGACCACGTACCTGGCCTATACCCAGTTGCCGACGCTTTGTGCACAGACAAACAGCCAGCTGGTCTATCGCCCAATGCTGCTGGGTGGTGTCTTCAAGGCCACCGGCAATGCGTCACCGGTCACCATACCGGCCAAGGGCCCTTATCTGTTCAAGGATTTGGATCGCTTCGCCAAACGCTACGGCGTTGCCTTCAAGCTCAACCCTTTTTTCCCCATCAATACGCTCTTGCTGATGCGTGCCGTGACCGGCATGCAACTGCGCCAACCCGAACGCTTCGAAGCTTTCATCGACTGCCTATTCCGCGCCCTGTGGGTGGACGGTCGAAACCTCAACGACCCGGCAACGGTGGCAGCGGTCTTGGATGAAGGGGGTTTCGATCCTGAATATGTACTGGCCATGACGACCGACGAACAGGTCAAGCAAGCGCTCAAGACCGCCACCGAAGAAGCCATCGAACGAGGCGTATTCGGCGCCCCAAGCATGTTTGTCGGCGACGAGCTGTTCTTCGGCCAGGATCGGCTGGACTTCGTCCGTGAAGCCCTTGCCTGATCTCCTGCGTCAGATCGCCAGTGTCCGCGTGTTCAGCCATTGCAGCGCGTCGCCTTCCAGCAACGGGCTCAATCGACGCTGAACCTCGGCGTGATAAGCGTTGAACCAGTCTTTTTCGTCCTGGGTCAGCAGCGACGCCTCCAGGCAACGGGTATCGATTGGGCAGAGCGTCAGGGTCTCGAACTCAAGGAACTCACCGAACTCGCTGTTACCCGCTTCACGGTTCAACACCAGGTTTTCGATCCGTACCCCCCAACGGCCCGGACGATAAGTGCCCGGTTCGATGGAGGTGATCATGCCCGCCTGCATCGCCGTTTGCGGCGCCACAGCGGCCTGGTAGGCAATCACTTGAGGACCTTCGTGAACGTTGAGGAAATAACCCACGCCATGGCCGGTACCGTGCCCGTAATCCACTTGTTCGGCCCAGATGGGCGCACGGGCGATGGCATCCAGCAAGGGCGACAGGATGCCTCGCGGGAATTTGGCTCGGGACAAGGCAATCACACCTTTGAGCACACGGGTGCAATCACGTTTCTGCTCGGCGGTGGGTGTCCCGACCGGCACCATGCGGGTGATGTCGGTGGTACCGCCGAGGTACTGTCCGCCGGAATCGATCAGCAGCAAGCCATCGCCTTCGATGAGCGCATGGGCTTCTTCGGTGGCGTGGTAATGAGGCATCGCGCCATTGGCGTTGAACGCAGCGATGGTGTTGAAGCTCAGGGAAACAAAATCCGGCCGACGGGTACGGGCGGCGGTCAGGTGCTCATCGATGGTCAGCTCAGTGATGCGCTCGCGGCCCCAGGCGCTGTCCAGCCATGCGAAGAACTCGCAAAGCGCCGCTCCATCCTGCTCCATGGCCCGACGGATGTGCTCAGCGTCGGCCAGGCTTTTGCGGGACTTGGCCAACGTCGTCGGATTAAGTCCTTCGACCAGCTTCACGCCACTGCCCAGGTTATCCAGCAAGCCGACCGTAACCCGCGCCGGATCGATCTGCAGGCTAGCCCCGTCCGGTATTTCACGCAATGCGGCCGCGGCTTCGCTGTAATCACGCAAGGTCACGCCGTCCTGTTCGAGAACGGCACGCAGCGATGCGTCAACCTTGTCCAGGGCCACGAACAGCGTGGCCTGTTCCTGGCTGATCAAGGCAAAGGACACGAACACCGGGTTGAAGGACACATCCGCGCCGCGCAGGTTGAACAGCCAGGCGATGTCATCCAGCGTGGCAATAAAATGCCAGTCGGCGCCACGTTCCTTGAGGGCTTCGCGCAGCTTGGCGAGTTTCTCGACCCGGCTGACAGTCGCCTGCGGGGGCAAGTGCGCGTAGACCGGCTGAGCGGGCAAGCTTGGGCGATCAGTCCAGACCTCCTTGAGCAAATCGATGTCGGTGCGCAACCGCGCGCCGCGTTCCTCGAGCTTGCCGCTCAGGGTCCGGGCCGACGCCACGGCCATGACCGCACCGTCGACCGCAACCACGCCACCTTCAGGCGTCTGTTCGGCGAGCCAGTCCAAGGGCCCGGGCTGGCCAGGAATGAGCTTGACCAGCTCGATACCGCTGCCCTCCAGCTCCTTGGTGGCCTGTTCCCAATAACGGCTGTCAGCCCAAACTCCGGCGAAACTTGCGGTCACGATCAACGTACCTACCGAGCCATGGAAGCCCGACAACCATTGCCGCCCCTGCCAGTAGCCCGGCAGGTACTCCGACAGGTGTGGGTCGGCCGATGGCACCAGCAGCGCGTGAATGCCCTCCCGGCTCATCAGTTGGCGGATTCGGGCCAGGCGCTGGGGAACCAGTCCATGGGTCAAAGGCTCGGTGCTCATCGTTTCTCCTGTTCATCAATATTGTTGTTTGGTGCCGAAGACGCTCGGCTTACGGGGTGGAGGCCCAGAACGCGGGCGCAGTCGCACAGGCTGCCTTGATCAACCGCACCGCCTCATCGATATCCTGCTCGCGGGTAAAACGCCCCAGACTCAAACGAATGGTCCGCCCAGCCGCACGCGCATCGTGCCCGAGGGCCAGCAGCACGTGAGATGGCGTATTAGCTGCCGAATTGCACGCCGAAGTCGCGGAAAATGCAATCGACGCGCCCAAGGTTGCCGGGTTGAACTCACCTTCGTTGAACGTCAGGCTCAGCGTGTGAGGAATTCGCTGGTTCGCACTGCCGTTTATACATACACCGGGCAAAGCCAGCAGTGGTTCCAGCAAACGATTGCGCAGCAGAGCGATTTTAGCGAGTTCTTCGTCGAATGCCTGGGCGGCCAGTTCGAATGCGGCCCCCATGGCGGCGATCTGATGGGTCGCCAGGGTGCCGGAGCGCAAACCGCCTTCATGTCCGCCGCCATGAATTTGTGCCAACAGCCGAGGCCGGGCGCGGTCGCCGACGTAAAGGGCACCGATGCCCTTGGGGCCGTAGATTTTATGCGCGGAAAAAGACATCAGATCCACCGGCCAGCGGGCCAGGTCGATCCTCACCTTGCCGGCGCCCTGGGCCGCGTCTACATGCAACAACGCACCGTGCTCGCGAACGATCTCGCCAATGGTGACAACGTCATTGACGGTGCCCAGTTCATTGTTCACCAGCATCAGCGACACCAGGAACGTATCGTCGCGCAGGGCCTCGCGAACAGCTTGCGGGTTGATCAGGCCTTCGGCGTCCGGCGCCAGCCAGGTCACCGCGATGCCACGTTCTTCGAGCTGTCGCGCCGTATCGAGAATGGCTTTGTGTTCGATCAAGCTGGTGATGATATGCCCACCGGAACCGCTGCGCGCCTGGGCTACCCCCTTGAGGGCCAGGTTGTTGGACTCGGTGGCGCCGGACGTCCAGACGATCTGTTCGGCCTGAGCCGCCACCAATTGCGCCACCTGCTGGCGCGCAAGCTCCACCGAACGCCGGGCTTCCTGGCCGAAGGCATGGGAGCTGGAGGCCGGGTTGCCGAAGTTGCCGTCAAAACCCAGGCATTGGACCATGACCTGGATGACCCGCTCATCCACCGGCGTGGTGGCGGCGTAATCAAAATACAAAGGACGTTTATTCATAGGAAACTCGCAGAGCCTGCTCGGGATCAGGCGCCCTCGTTGGGTTCAAGACTAGCAATACCTGATCAAGGACCTTAAAGAAGTCGGACT
This genomic window contains:
- the rhtA gene encoding threonine/homoserine exporter RhtA, with translation MTPPHRSLASTLYPVALLLIAMASIQSGASLAKSMFPVVGAQGTTTLRLIFASIIMVILLRPWRAKLTAQSLRTVIVYGMALGGMNFLFYMSLRTVPLGIAVALEFTGPLAVAIYASRRAIDFLWIALALIGLLLLIPTGAASAGIDLVGAGYALGAGLCWALYILFGQKAGADNGVQTAALGVMIAALFVAPIGIVHAGAALLTPSLIPIAIGVAILSTALPYTLEMISLTRIPARTFGTLMSIEPAFGALSGLVFLQEYLSLAQWTAITCIILASVGATLTMGNTAKPAIAAD
- a CDS encoding 2-hydroxychromene-2-carboxylate isomerase, whose protein sequence is MSKSVEFYFDLGSPTTYLAYTQLPTLCAQTNSQLVYRPMLLGGVFKATGNASPVTIPAKGPYLFKDLDRFAKRYGVAFKLNPFFPINTLLLMRAVTGMQLRQPERFEAFIDCLFRALWVDGRNLNDPATVAAVLDEGGFDPEYVLAMTTDEQVKQALKTATEEAIERGVFGAPSMFVGDELFFGQDRLDFVREALA
- a CDS encoding TetR/AcrR family transcriptional regulator yields the protein MRYSANHKMETREKLLASSAVSAKTSGFSTVGVDGLMKAIGLSGGAFYSHFSSKDELFKAIVERELAQSLDRLSGDGAMGTTKLQRCLKQYLSMSHVEQPEAGCALPVLGAEIARSDVGVREAAQTWICRLHESWTRILESDSLAWAILSQCVGALVVARMLVAPEVQRDVLKSSYEEINRRIVEQRLD
- a CDS encoding SDR family oxidoreductase, with product MNNKKVVLVVGAGDATGGAIAKRFAQEGFVACVTRRNADKLESLVDGIRAQGGEAHGFACDARKEDDVIALVEQIENQIGPIEAFVFNIGANVPCSILEETARKYFKIWEMACFSGFLNAREVAKRMVKRQRGTILFTGATAGLRGASGFAAFAGAKHGIRALAQSMARELGPMNIHVAHVVVDGAIDTDFIRDNFPEKYATKDEDGILNPEHIADNYWYLHSQPRDAWTFELDLRPWNERW
- a CDS encoding aminopeptidase P family protein, with amino-acid sequence MSTEPLTHGLVPQRLARIRQLMSREGIHALLVPSADPHLSEYLPGYWQGRQWLSGFHGSVGTLIVTASFAGVWADSRYWEQATKELEGSGIELVKLIPGQPGPLDWLAEQTPEGGVVAVDGAVMAVASARTLSGKLEERGARLRTDIDLLKEVWTDRPSLPAQPVYAHLPPQATVSRVEKLAKLREALKERGADWHFIATLDDIAWLFNLRGADVSFNPVFVSFALISQEQATLFVALDKVDASLRAVLEQDGVTLRDYSEAAAALREIPDGASLQIDPARVTVGLLDNLGSGVKLVEGLNPTTLAKSRKSLADAEHIRRAMEQDGAALCEFFAWLDSAWGRERITELTIDEHLTAARTRRPDFVSLSFNTIAAFNANGAMPHYHATEEAHALIEGDGLLLIDSGGQYLGGTTDITRMVPVGTPTAEQKRDCTRVLKGVIALSRAKFPRGILSPLLDAIARAPIWAEQVDYGHGTGHGVGYFLNVHEGPQVIAYQAAVAPQTAMQAGMITSIEPGTYRPGRWGVRIENLVLNREAGNSEFGEFLEFETLTLCPIDTRCLEASLLTQDEKDWFNAYHAEVQRRLSPLLEGDALQWLNTRTLAI
- a CDS encoding lysozyme inhibitor LprI family protein, which produces MPSRLLLALTPLFFITAAQADDCANAITQGEMNECAAKENKAADNELNSLYKQITARLKDNPEAKQMLIKAQRAWIGFRDAECNFSASRVEGGSVYPLIYSNCITAQTKARVEAFKTYLKCKEGDLSCPVPEA
- a CDS encoding SRPBCC family protein, encoding MHSSDRIERKILLKAPRSQVWRALANAEAFGQWFGVALEGKRFVAGERTQGQITYPGYEHLIWDVAVERVEPERVFSFRWHPYAIEPEVDYSQEAETRVQFELEDMDGGTLLKVVESGFNNIPEARRLKAFRMDSRGWDEQMANIEAFLSKA